A window of the Cololabis saira isolate AMF1-May2022 chromosome 19, fColSai1.1, whole genome shotgun sequence genome harbors these coding sequences:
- the trim8b gene encoding E3 ubiquitin-protein ligase TRIM8b has product MAAYTMMASDMAETWRNCFEEELICPICLHVFSDPIQLPCKHNFCRGCISEAWAKDSSLARCPECNHAYTQKPNLEKNHKLSNIVEKYNALSVEKTTAPALQCILCRRGPPLPAVKVCLRCNAPCCQSHIQTHLQQPCSALGHLLVEAEAMKAWTCPQHDEYRLYHCEAEQTAVCQYCCFARCHPSHGHAVTDVELRRNEIRQNLLRQQERVEERVQEIEEQLCKLDSDKCVVEDRVCELKEEVRMQYQRMHQLLEEDLGRTLEALDRAQARFCQENAAQVLALGEQRHEAQKLLSSIHTAFSKAEELSFMKNTKPVKILTDRSQVCVGSSLPPYKVGNLNSKLFLSEISKREKSLKRTLEAPLTPPSTFLQSVPAFPSGQSSGSGAEKRKHSTAFPEGSGSAGKNAAPGFKDSSSSSSSSSSSLAKQPYLGSGSASGEGQSSNPPPLGPCAPPHISESGGTGSGSGALANHHSGSVFGSSHFPPGGSTSSHSSQQAVLPQYGGRKILVCTMDNCYCSGVPSVSGHRSHPQYPRSGSFPWVNPPDYPPPPGLTSGAPSMQGLAMRDWIDASQTHRHADFYGLYGQPSTKHYVTS; this is encoded by the exons ATGGCTGCCTACACCATGATGGCCTCTGACATGGCTGAGACGTGGAGGAACTGTTTTGAGGAGGAGCTCATCTGCCCCATCTGCCTGCACGTGTTCTCGGATCCCATCCAGCTGCCCTGCAAGCACAACTTCTGCCGTGGCTGCATCAGCGAGGCATGGGCCAAAGACTCCTCGCTGGCCCGCTGCCCTGAGTGCAACCATGCTTACACACAGAAGCCCAACCTGGAGAAGAACCACAAACTGTCCAACATAGTTGAGAAGTACAACGCCCTGAGTGTGGAGAAGACGACCGCGCCGGCATTACAGTGCATCCTCTGCCGCCGAGGCCCGCCGCTCCCGGCAGTGAAGGTCTGCCTTCGCTGCAACGCCCCGTGCTGCCAGTCCCACATCCagacacacctgcagcagccGTGCTCAGCCCTGGGGCACCTGTTGGTGGAGGCGGAGGCGATGAAGGCCTGGACCTGCCCGCAGCACGACGAGTACAGGCTGTACCACTGCGAGGCCGAGCAGACAGCGGTTTGTCAGTACTGCTGCTTCGCCCGCTGCCACCCCAGCCATGGCCACGCCGTCACCGATGTGGAGCTGCGGCGCAACGAAATCAGA CAAAACCTGCTGCGGCAGCAGGAGCGCGTGGAGGAGCGCGTGCAGGAGATCGAAGAGCAGCTCTGCAAACTGGATTCTGACAAGTGTGTGGTGGAG GACAGGGTATGTGAGCTGAAGGAGGAGGTGCGCATGCAGTACCAGCGGATGCACCAGCTCCTGGAGGAGGATCTGGGCCGTACGCTGGAGGCCCTCGATCGGGCCCAGGCTCGGTTTTGTCAGGAGAATGCGGCCCAGGTTTTGGCTCTGGGAGAGCAGCGCCACGAAGCGCAGAAGCTGCTGAGCTCCATCCACACGGCCTTCAGTAAGGCAGAGGAGCTGAGCTTCATGAAGAACACCAAGCCTGTGAAAATCCTCACAGACAG GTCTCAGGTTTGTGTGGGCAGCAGTCTCCCTCCTTACAAAGTCGGGAATTTAAACTCTAAGCTATTCCTCTCTGAGATCTCCAAAAGGGAGAAGAGCTTGAAAAGAACACTTGAAG CTCCCCTCACCCCTCCGTCAACgttcctgcagtctgttcctGCGTTTCCCAGCGGCCAGAGCTCCGGCTCTGGAGCCGAGAAGCGGAAACATTCCACTGCCTTCCCAGAGGGGAGCGGGAGCGCTGGAAAAAACGCCGCTCCAGGTTTTAAGGActcatcctcttcttcctcGTCTTCTTCCTCATCACTAGCCAAGCAGCCCTACCTGGGCTCGGGTTCGGCCTCCGGGGAAGGCCAGTCCTCCAACCCGCCGCCGCTCGGCCCCTGCGCCCCGCCTCACATCAGCGAGAGCGGCGGGACGGGAAGCGGCAGCGGCGCGCTGGCCAACCACCATTCAGGCTCGGTGTTCGGCTCGTCCCACTTCCCCCCCGGGGGCAGCACCTCGTCACACTCCTCCCAGCAGGCGGTGCTGCCCCAGTACGGCGGCCGGAAGATCCTGGTGTGCACGATGGATAACTGCTACTGCTCCGGGGTGCCCTCCGTCTCCGGCCACCGGAGCCACCCTCAGTACCCGCGCTCGGGCTCCTTCCCCTGGGTCAACCCCCCGGACTACCCGCCGCCCCCGGGCCTCACGTCCGGGGCTCCGTCCATGCAGGGTCTGGCCATGAGGGACTGGATAGACgcctcacaaacacacagacatgcAGATTTCTACGGGCTGTACGGGCAGCCGTCTACCAAGCACTATGTCACCAGTTAA